A genomic stretch from Schaalia odontolytica includes:
- a CDS encoding GDSL-type esterase/lipase family protein, producing MRICFIGDELVAGVGDPRGLGWVGRVNAHSTFDLPATFLTLAVPSETTKQMAARWEAEVLPRLAEGEPHGLVIGVGPGDVAAGISTARSRLNLANITDRATALGIPSFVVGPPPLAGVDSGSLKALSASCSEVCARRGIPFADCYTPLVAHDQWFEDMAASLARGGDGQTLPGQAGYALMAWIVQHQGWYEWTGATPADA from the coding sequence ATGCGGATCTGCTTCATCGGAGACGAGCTCGTCGCGGGCGTCGGCGACCCACGAGGCCTGGGCTGGGTCGGTCGCGTCAACGCGCACTCGACATTCGATCTGCCCGCCACGTTCCTGACCCTCGCCGTTCCCTCCGAGACGACAAAGCAGATGGCCGCACGCTGGGAGGCCGAGGTCCTGCCGCGCCTGGCCGAGGGGGAGCCCCACGGCCTCGTCATCGGGGTGGGCCCGGGCGACGTCGCGGCGGGCATCTCGACGGCACGCTCGCGCCTGAACCTGGCCAATATCACCGACCGGGCGACCGCTCTGGGCATCCCCAGCTTCGTCGTGGGCCCCCCGCCGCTCGCAGGCGTGGACTCCGGGTCCCTCAAAGCGTTGTCCGCCTCGTGCTCCGAGGTGTGCGCGCGCCGAGGCATTCCCTTCGCCGACTGCTACACGCCGCTCGTCGCGCACGACCAGTGGTTCGAGGACATGGCGGCCTCCCTCGCCCGCGGCGGGGACGGCCAAACCCTGCCCGGCCAGGCCGGCTACGCCCTCATGGCGTGGATCGTCCAGCACCAGGGCTGGTACGAGTGGACGGGAGCGACACCGGCGGACGCCTGA